ccgccgccgccgaCAGCGTCGTCAACTCCGGCGATGGCCATGTATGGATCATCGTCATTGCAAGTACCAGCTCGTCCGATGTTCAGTTCAAACATAGCCTACGCCTTCATCATCCTCCTCACCACGCTCTTCTTCCTGGCCTtcatcctcctcttcttccGCCAATTCTCGTCCTCCGGGAGCAGAAGCCGTTGCTCGGAGGAAACGACGGAGAAGTGGGCGCTGCCGACAGTTGCGTACAGTAGGGGGAAGAGGAAGGTGAAAGAGCAGGAAGAGGAGTGCGTGATATGTTTGGAAGAGCTTCGCGAGGGTGAAACGGTAAAAATGATACCTCACTGCAAACACGTGTTCCATCCTAACTGCATTGACACGTGGCTCCTCACTCACGTGACATGCCCCGTGTGCAGATGCCCCAAGGtttgtgaagaagaagagaatgatgaGGGAGAAACAAGAATAAGAAGAGAGGTAGTTGAAATTCAGTTACAAGAGTCTCAAACTGAAAGAGCGGTGAGTAGTGATGAGAGAAGAGAAGCAACTGGGTTGAGGAGATCACTTAGCTTCTGACTATGAATTTTATTTCCTCACACTCAGCTTCCTCAGACGTGTAAATTAaatggtgaaaactcaggtacaGGCGATATCATATCATGTAAAGTTAATAGTTAATAGCAATTAAATCATCTAACCGCTATTCACTTTTCATGAAGTCGACTGTACCTGAGTATTCACCAAATTAAATACATAGCGTAGACATGCAACACAAACAAGCCACTCTTTGCATAAACGCTTGAGAACTTGAGAGATAGCTACTTGCGGCTTCACCTGTAAActgtaatgtaattttttttttttcaaagttaaCTGAAACTTGAACCTGAGATCTCTAAATGTGGATggagaattatattatttgagcTCTAGTTTGTTGGGTAAACTGTAATGTAATTACATGCTACATAAGTTTagttatttctttaattttattttctagttcGAAGCTAAATAATACTTCTACATATTTGACTAGTTCACACTTCACACACTTACTATTTatagtttcattttttttttaagtaaatttgTTTGGATATCAATGTgtcaaaattgaattttcaaTGTGTACATTTTCATTTTCGTTATATCACATATATGTTACGCCAAAAGAGAAGTTTGTGtatcatttgaaaaaaaaattcacattcaatacaaaattatattgattATAAATTTCTCAAAATTGTTGCTTCGAAAAattacattttctttttatttaatcatCAGAAGAAATGTTTGAAGAGATATCATGTTTGCCAAGCACAATAAATCTTGATTTGTGCCAATTAACTTCTAACCTAAACCCGGTTTACAATATCAAATTACCCAGTTTTCTGGACTACGCAATCTACATCAATTCAATATaagttttttctttatattcctTCCTGGTTGTGTGGTTGTGGTTGCTCGATACAACGAACGAGTTCGATTCACTACGAAAAGACAATGTTGGGCCTAATAAATGCCTAATTATTTAGGTTCCTGTGATCTTATCTTTTACCCAAAATCGTGTATATTGGATGTTATTGGGTCAAACTCACAGACCTACACCCAACTGAAAATGATACTCGCAATTAGTTAGTTACCGTGGCTAATAAAattgttaaaacttaaaagcgATATCAATATTTGGTGTCTCACCAAACTACCAACCTAGCAAAAgtaaaaaagaacaaataaaaaattttaaaaagatctGAACAACATCTCGCGATGTATGATATCTGATCCAACAAAATCTTTCCCGTTGTGACACGCTGtcattttgtaaagcaacttctACTCTATCATCAATCAAGGAACACTTGAATATGTTTTAAACCTgcataacctaaaaaaaaaaaaaaaaaaaaaaaaaaaaaaaaaaaaaaaaaaaatggttgTAGAGGTTCATAGCAACGTAATTCAGAGCCAAGCTAATTATGACTTAATATTGTATAGTTTACAACCCAGACATGAATCATGACATTTCAGAACACTATAATCACACAAAACACAAAGGGACAGAATCTTCTATCCAGTATATCAATTAAAAGGAGAAAATCGAAAATtcagaaacaaaacataatttttatttatatttatatatcagaATCATGGCCACCAAAAATTTNNNNNNNNNNNNNNNNNNNNNNNNNNNNNNNNNNNNNNNNNNNNNNNNAACAAGAaggaaaaaactaaaaaaaaaaaaaaatagagtaacTGGAAAACTTCCAGGAGATAAAACTTGTTAGAAACCTGTATTTTGTTAAGAGTGTGGTCTTTATTTATGTCAATCTATAGTATAGAATAAGCACGTATAACCTCCACCACGGGGGCTTGACACATCGGGCACTTCCTTTTACTTTGAAGCAACTCATTGGCACATTTAGAACATGTACACAAGTGCCCACATCTGCAACCAATTCACAACGGTATTGTAATTTGTAAGAGACTATATTATAGTCATGCGCAAACTGGCAAAGATGCAACCATGGGATAATGAATGGTACCTGTACAACAAAGAATCAATATTGCTTTCAC
The genomic region above belongs to Arachis duranensis cultivar V14167 chromosome 3, aradu.V14167.gnm2.J7QH, whole genome shotgun sequence and contains:
- the LOC107476527 gene encoding RING-H2 finger protein ATL57 produces the protein MVMMEFQNRRVLLLLNKDVPISSPPPPPPTASSTPAMAMYGSSSLQVPARPMFSSNIAYAFIILLTTLFFLAFILLFFRQFSSSGSRSRCSEETTEKWALPTVAYSRGKRKVKEQEEECVICLEELREGETVKMIPHCKHVFHPNCIDTWLLTHVTCPVCRCPKVCEEEENDEGETRIRREVVEIQLQESQTERAVSSDERREATGLRRSLSF